The stretch of DNA GTGATCGAAGTCGAGGACGAACGATGAGACGTGTTGATATCGTGTTGAGGCCGTGTGCGTGTATATAACACCAAATGTTGACCACAAAGGTTCTGCGCCGACCTTAGATTATTCTACATAGAAGCAATTTCATGTCTACTTCATTTTTGACTAACCCCTCAATGTATGCGATTGGAACATCATTCATTACATGAACCCACACATTTGGTCCAAATAAAGTGTAGGCCTTTCTATGACTAAGGACAACCACTTGTCACTGTATTGAAGATAAAATATGCGTTTCCTGTGAGATCACAACACACTTGTGCGACTCTTTTCCAAACATATAGTGGTTGTTTGGGCTGTTAAAGCACCAAAATCAGAGGTCACGCATGCTCCTCAGCCATCTGATCCTGACATCTTCATCGTAGCCATTCAAATTAAGGAAGTAGTCCTAAATTGGAAGAGAATCATGAGATTTTAAAGTAAcaaaatatacataaaatatttttatgaaatAAGTGAGATATTGGCCAATATAACCATGACAACCTCCAAAACTATGTAAAATCTTGAAATGATAACAACATAAATAGGGAACCATTGAGCCTACTCCATGCAAGTGAGTTGGGCAAACAATTAAAATGACAAAGTAGCCATCATGCTTCTATCTATGTGCTGGAAACCCTAATTAAACAAGAAAGCAAACATCTAAAATACATAAGGGATGACATAATCTTACCTCTTAAATCCAACTAATTTAAAAATTCCAAGGGAAAATAAtatcccctctatttatttatttatttatttatttatttatttatttatttatttatttatttatttatttatttattcatttatgCAATTTTTGCCTCCAAGTGAGCTAATAAAGCCAACTAGTTTAAAAATTCCAAGGGAAAAtaatattctctctctctctctctatctatttatttatttttacaaTTTTCGCCTCCAAGTGAGCTAAGGAGCATAGGTTGGGAGTGAATAGCCCGAGGTGGAAAAAAGGGTTTATAGGAGGTATTTGTTGGGGGTAGTTCCCCTAGGAAACCACCCCTGTAAACCCATTTCCATTGGTTGCTCCCTTAATCCAACCACCCATGATTATCTCCTATTTCTAAGAGTGATTGATTTAAGAGAACCATTCAAAAAAAAGTGTAGTTCTTCAGGGTTGATTCTCATAGCTCCTAAAAAAATACATTTCTAAGGATAGCTTGCTTAAGAAAATTAACCTCAATTCCTCAAAATTCTTTTCCATGAATGGTTTGTAAACTACAGTGGCCTAGCTAGAGAAAGTTTGCTATATGCGCCACCTCTAAAAAAAGGTGATTGTAAAAATAATATTTGTAGTAATGATTCTTATTAGTTGGATGTCTAGCTAACAATTAACTTGCCTATTAGATGAATTGTCTGGATCCATTCTAGCTAATTTTAGCAGCTAACTATTAGCTGGATGAGTCCAAACATCTCATTAAGCTATTCAAACCTATGGTTTCAATATTGAGTTTCtagaaacttttctttagataaaTTTTCTAGTAAAAACCTTTTTTTTGCACAAAATTTAGGAGAGCATTGTCACAATGACTTTTTTTTATAGAAACTTCTAGTGTAAAGATGGTACCCGAGACAGTTGTTCGGGTTTCGATATGCTAGAACTCGACGACTAACGCAAGAGACAGTCGATCATATgctgcaagattcaatgtgacggagaatcttaaaaagtttttgaatttttggCTGAACTAAAAAAGGCCAACTAGAGGCATATATATGCACTCAACACGACTCTGCAGCAACTCATGTCAGGGCCGATTAGTTAGTTAAAATCATGTCGTCGTCGTCTGATGAAACTCTTGGATTACAAGTATTAATGTACGTAGCCCAAACCTGGGGGTTTCAACATAGAGCTAGCTAGCAATTCCTAGAAAATTGTACACACTGCTAACATTTTGGAAGTAGGTAACCTAGCTAGCTACTCTACCGGGGTCAGCAAAAATCTTCACCTAACTTGGGCGCTCGTATCCACCGCTACACTTTCCAACCATTCTCTACCAAAGACAGTAGAACAAACTCACCCACCCATGCACTCATCTCTCACACGCATGCACACACACACGTACGTGCAAGCAAGGTAAGCATCCTATATATATTACCCTGCACGGCACGGCTTGCTACTAATAATATACCTTCATTGATCGAGCTAGCTAGGTCTCTAATAATCCAGCAGCTTGGCAACAAACACACACGATCACGGCGACAATGGCCGCAGGCATGGTGGTAGCGAAGGCTGCCGTCGTCACCACCACGACCACTGCCAGCGGCTGGAGCGCGACGACGCTGCCAGGCAGCAGCGGCGGTGACGACGGCCAGAAGGCGACGAAGGTGACGACAATGACGAAGACCACCGTCGCCGATGTTGTTGTCGACGAGGACGAGCTGTTCGAGCTCGACATCGCACTCctcgacagccgcgacgacgacCACCATCACTGTGCGGCGGCCCGCCGTCCTGCTGCCGGCGGtgctgacgacgacgacgctgccACCGGGCACGCACTGTTGGCTAACTGCCTGCTGCCGCTGCGGTCGGTGAGGAACGCGGTGCCGGTGGCGGCGAGCGGCAGGCTGTCGTCGTCGTACCCTTACTCCGGCTACTACAGCTCCAGGAGGCTCTTCACgccccgcagcagcagcagcagcaggaggttCCTTTTCCTTGGACGGTCAGCTGGGAATAATTCTTCCGCGAGGCTTTGCTTCTCCAGCAGAGGCTTCGAAGCCATGGGGAACTACTTTCAGAGGTACTGATCGAGTTTTCAGAGACGTCGATCGAGAAACAATCATATCTATACACTAAACTATATTAATAGTGAGAGAGGAGCCCTCTAAGTACATTACCGATCTGTATTAAAATCAGGTAGCTAGTAGTAATATATCACACTATTGTATAGTACACCGTCATTGTCTGGTAGAGTGGTAGTGACTAGTGAGAGGACAGGGCCCAAAATTTTCATTTGCTAGTTTTATTGGTTCAAACCACACTGGTTCTTGCTCTCAGTCATCGCCGTCGCCAATCATCGCCAACAAAATATTTTGTGTAGCAGCTGCTATAACAGTGTGGTGATACCCTAATAACAACTGTGTTGTCCTTAtcaataaaaggagcaccattTTTGCTACAACTGTTGTCTTTGTCTAATTTTAATGATTCCTGACCATagaacttgggccttgtttacttccacccaaaaacccaaaatttttcaagattccctgtcacatcgaatctttagacgcatgcatgaagtactaaatatagacgaaaataaaaactgattacacagtttggtcggaattgacgagacgaatcttttgagcctagttaatcaataattagacaataattaccacaaacaaacgaaagtgctacagtgtcgcgatttttttttccttcaggaagtaaacaaggccttggtaacTTCTGCACCTATTAGCTAGGTtgaaaagtcatggctaaaAGTACTGTTCATTGATTTATTCAGCAAAAAACACTCAAGCAAACATGCTCTCAAAACTGTTCATTTTGACCTCTCAACCTGGTTTTGAGAGGGTTTTGTGTAGGGGGTTTTGTGCAAGATTGCTAGGAACAAAAATTTAGGGTTAGCTGTGCACAACAGTAGAGCCAGAAAATAACTtgttcgcttggctgaaaagtcatggttgaaagtactgttagctgatttattatgagagaaaaatactactaaATGGCTGACAGATTCAGCAGAAAACCTCAAGCGAACAGGCTTGTCACATATGTTTAAATTGGATCGCTGATATATGAAAAGTTAATTATACTTACAACTCATTATTGatgttagagcaactccaagagactcTCTAAATCCTTCCTAAATGCTAGGAATAAAGATTTTGGTGAAAAATTATCCTCCAACAGCTTGTCTAAATGGTTATATAAATATAGCCATCTTCTATTTCAGATTGTTCGCTAGCTAAAAATAGAAGATgagaatgactctctagagtgcGCACGAGAGACAGAAAAGTTGTTGGAGAGTGAAGAGATATAGAAAGCATTTTTATGGAAATGGTTCtctaaatgatgatttagagagtgaAATTTACAAAgactcttgaagatgctcttaggCACCAAATTCACCAGAAAAATAATTCTATAGTACTTCTTGAAACAATATATTTATCACAATTGCAAGTTATAGTGTTAGACAAGAGACTATATCAATAATCTACAGGATCAATATTATATTGTTGTTTTCAATACTTCTCCCAAATGCATTATTGTCTCTTAGTTAAATTATGTCTGCTCCTACCTTGTCGTGCCAAGCTTTCTTTCGCTCTTGCCCTCATAATGAGATATGCTCTTTCAACTCATATACCTCTGCCTTTAGTTGGAGCTCTCCTATGGGCTTAATGCCACTATGTACATCTACTTTTCCTTCATTATTCTTATTGGTTGTCCTCTTTGAAAGGAAATTACACCCAATAAGGAGTGGATTGGATTGGGCTTTTACAAACCTTCTTTTTTTGCAGAATATATTTTTGCAGAATATAAACATGTCGCTTAGCCAAATGCTAACAAAGTGTGACTATTTTACTACAAAAATGTTATGGAACATTGCAACCTAGATTTTGACCCTACTGTATCAGTGTATCATGATAATTCTTATAAATAATCTGTCGTATGCAAAGAGAGGGTTACGAAGACTAAGCTTTTTCATGAGATTTTGAAGTGTACTCTTCACAAGTCTTTGTTTTAAACCTTAGTAGGAGCTTTGCCATATCATATAAGAATAAAGCAAGTCAAAAATTTACATAAGTAAATTACATGTGTAGAAAAGGGACGCAAACATAGTACATAAAGCAAAAAAACATTAGGCAACATATGGGCATCCGCAGGCTTGTTTAAGCCCCCAACTCCTCCTTGATTAATCCCATCACTTGTAAAGGTGATATCTATTTCTTGGGAAGCTCTTCAATTTCACTCGTTCAATTTATTCCATGTCACATACATCAATATTGCTCTCATTGTTCTTTGCTACAAAGCGGATTGCCCCAGTAGTGCGTCATTATTGCATTGTCTCTATATTTGGTGATGATAGCCTTATACAATCTCCTACCCCATTTCTTACAAGTAGCTCGACTTCTAAAGCAAAAGGGTAAAGTACACAAAGATGTCATGTTGTATCTGGATGTTGGTCGCACATTGGACATGTTCGATTGCATGGACAATTCCTTTGTATTAAGTTATCAATTGTTAGGATCTTTGCTTGTAATAGTAACCATGCGAAGAACATGTGTTTCCCCATAGCATGAGCCCTCCAGATCGATTTGGAATTGAAAGGGGGACACTGATCCTTCAAACTACTGCTAGCTACGGCTATCTTGCACTATAAGTTCCCTCAGCCATCCATTTCCAACAAATGGTGTTGTCCTATTCCACCAATTGGACTTCCTGCACAAGCCTAGAGTTCCACAAACTCCATCATTTGTTGTACAGATTCTATCCTCCATAAAACCCATGTCTAGTTTAAATTCAGAAGCTCATCTTTCATTTTTTTAGTTCTTTCTCCAAGCCAACGGGTCAACTGGTGCTCGACCATTTTATCCAAGATGAGTGCTAAAAGCTCACTTTGTCTCCTCACCCAATAGTTACCACCATCAAGGCAGAAAAAGAGCTTTGTCCCTTTGATCGTAGGGAGGGACAGTCCCCACCCACCATCTTGCAGGATCAATCCACTTGTACCAGAGCCATATAAGTCTCAAAGCCCTTCTAAATCTGCCCAAGTCAAGGATCCCTAGCCTACATTGGCTTCCTCTTTCCAACGAAACCCCCTCCTAATCTTGCCGTTGTGCTTAATTGCCCTTCCTTGATTGGAAAGACATGGAAGTGCGCTAGAATTGAAGAAAGCTCAGATTTAGTAAATTAAGCCACCCATGTTTGTCGAAGAACGTGGCCTTCCGCTTGGAAATTTCATAACCACTTTATCAATCAATGACTAATCTCAACCCTCCATAGTTGCTTAATAACATTTAGAAGCAAGACCCAAATACCTGTAGAGAAATGCTCCAATACTcccttttcttaaaaaaaaagtaCACAGATCCCAA from Sorghum bicolor cultivar BTx623 chromosome 8, Sorghum_bicolor_NCBIv3, whole genome shotgun sequence encodes:
- the LOC8074894 gene encoding uncharacterized protein LOC8074894, translated to MAAGMVVAKAAVVTTTTTASGWSATTLPGSSGGDDGQKATKVTTMTKTTVADVVVDEDELFELDIALLDSRDDDHHHCAAARRPAAGGADDDDAATGHALLANCLLPLRSVRNAVPVAASGRLSSSYPYSGYYSSRRLFTPRSSSSSRRFLFLGRSAGNNSSARLCFSSRGFEAMGNYFQRY